Genomic DNA from Bacteroides zhangwenhongii:
ATAATTCATGGGCCATCCGCTGGAATGCCAGCCTGTTTCTAGCAGATATCCTCTCGTTAAACACCGGACGTTCACTTATTCAGAACATCGGTTTCGATGGAAGCGGCACCAACTGCGGCGGTGGAGGTTTATACAGTTCCACCTTATGGATGAAACCGCTCCCAATAGAAAAATGGTCGCCAATAGAAGAAAATGAAAAAGCCAGAGAAGCATTCGCACGCTATTACCACCGCACAAATTGCTTTATGGCCAAAGCGATCCGACGAATTAAACGTACCTTGAAAGGAGACTTCGGCGCATGAAAATATACTATTATCACACACGCCCCATACAAGAAGCATTGGACGAATGGAAGAACCATTTACACCCCGGACATATATTATATGGGCTCACTCATTTCAGTAAACACGGTATTCACCCGATACTCCACCATTACCGTCATTTCGCATCCCGTATACGGTTCTCACTCTACAATTTCTTTGAAATCATACGTTGCAAAGAACCGTACGACCTTTTGTATGGTACCTCCTTTTACGGACTAGAGCTTATTATCTTCTTACGTGCGTTCGGATTGTATCGCAAACCCATTGCTATCTGGCACCATCAAGCCGTAGTCCGAAACTCCAACAAACTGAAGAATTTGATTTCCCGCTTTTATTACAGAGGTATCGATAAAATGTTCTTTTTCAGTCAGACGTTAATTGAGGACTCTTTAAAATCAGGCAAAGTCAACGCCGGTCAGTTGCACCTTATACATTGGGGAGCCGACCTTGATTTCTATGACTATCTGAAACAGCACCTTCCAGCCGCAAACGAAGAAGAACCGGAAAAGACGTTTATCACTACCGGGAAAGAGAATCGTGACTTCACCACCTTGTTAAAAGCATTTGCCGAAACAGGGTTTCCCCTCGATGTGTTTACCACACCTGCCGCCGGAGACAAGAACTATGAGCTTTTACTAAAAAAATATATACCATATACCAACATACGGATACATTTCACGGGCGGTATCATCCCACACAAGCTCGCCACAGAAGTAGCACATTCAAAAGTAGTAGTCATCTGCTGCCTTGACACCCCCTACACCGTGGGACTCACCACACTGGTAGAAGCTTTTGCATTAGGACTCCCGGTGATTTGCTCACGTAATCCTAAATTTCAAATGGACATCGAAAAAGAAGGAGCAGGTATCTATGTAGACTATAATGATACGGAAGGATGGAAACAAGCCATCCGTTACCTCTACACCCATCCTGAAGAAGCACAGCAAATGGGAGCCAACGGTCGGAAACTGGCAGAACGGGAATATAATTTAGAACATTACAGCCGCGAATTATCGCAAATCTTAACTACTACGGTAAAAACTTATCGCAAGCAACCATAGATTTGCAACGAAAAGCGTACATTTGCATAAACTTTTATGCGCATGAGAGTACTAATCATCAATACTTCCGAACGAATGGGCGGTGCGGCTATCGCAGCAAACCGTCTGATGGAATCGCTCAACGGTGCCGGAATAGACACCGGGATGTTGGTACTGCACAAAACGAGCCACTCCGATAAAGTACATACCGTCGGTAAGTCTTGGCAAAGAAAGTTCACGTTTATCTGGGAACGTCTCATTATTTGGGCAAATAATCTTTTCAGCCGGAAGAATCTTTTTAGGGTATCCATTGCCAATACGGGGT
This window encodes:
- a CDS encoding glycosyltransferase produces the protein MKIYYYHTRPIQEALDEWKNHLHPGHILYGLTHFSKHGIHPILHHYRHFASRIRFSLYNFFEIIRCKEPYDLLYGTSFYGLELIIFLRAFGLYRKPIAIWHHQAVVRNSNKLKNLISRFYYRGIDKMFFFSQTLIEDSLKSGKVNAGQLHLIHWGADLDFYDYLKQHLPAANEEEPEKTFITTGKENRDFTTLLKAFAETGFPLDVFTTPAAGDKNYELLLKKYIPYTNIRIHFTGGIIPHKLATEVAHSKVVVICCLDTPYTVGLTTLVEAFALGLPVICSRNPKFQMDIEKEGAGIYVDYNDTEGWKQAIRYLYTHPEEAQQMGANGRKLAEREYNLEHYSRELSQILTTTVKTYRKQP